The sequence GCCGCGGCGTTGGAGGAAGCCGGCGTCGCGCATTCGCCTGTCGCGCAGGAGTTCGCCGCATGAGCACCGTCTCCGAGGGCCGCTGGGCCGGCCGCAACCCGGACAAGGACGCGGTCCGCGCCGCCGCCTGGGCCCGCCTCGCCGAGAGCGGGATGGGGGTGGGCCCGCTCGTCTCCCACATCCCCAATTTCGTCGGCGCCGACGTCGCCGCCTGGCGTCTCGCCCAGACGCCGGAATGGCGGGTGGCGCGCACGGTGAAGTGCAATCCCGATCCGCCGCAGATCCCCGTGCGGCTGCGCGCGCTCCTCGACGGCAAGATCCTCTACGCGCCGGTGCCCTACCTGACGAAGGACTTCCCCTACCTGCGCATCGACCCGGCGCGCCTTCTCGAGAAGGGCGTCTCCTTCGAGCTCGCCGCCACCTCCGAGGGCTACCTCATGCACGGCGAGCGCATCGGCTTCGAGGAGGTCGAGCCCCTCGACTTCTGCGTCGTCGGCTCGGTGGCGGTGGGCCGCGGCGGCGGGCGCACCGGCAAGGGCGCGGGCTTCGCCGACCTCGAGACCGGCATCTTCCGCGCGCTCGGCACGATCGGCCCCGCGACGCCGCTCGCGACGACGGTGCATTCCGTCCAGCTCGTCCCGGACGAGGACGTGGTGCTGGAGCCTCACGACAGCCCTCTCGACTACATCGCCACCGAGGCCGAGCTGATCGCGACGGGAAACACGGATCCGCGCCCGGCGGGCGTCGCCTGGGAGCGGGTGCGGCCCGACCAGTTCGAAGACATCCCCTTCCTCGCCGCCCTGCGCGAGCGCATGACCGGAGGCGCGGCATGAACGCGGCCGAGACCGACATCCCCCGGATCGACATCCCCCAGATCGACATCCCCGAGGTGAAGGAAGAGGTCGAGGCCGTGTTCGCGGCCTACGAGGCGGCGCTCGTCGGAAACGACGTCGAGACCCTCGACCGGCTGTTCTGGGACGACGCGCGCACCATCCGCTACGGCGGCGGCGAGAACCTCCACGGCATCGAGGAGATCCGCGCCTTCCGCCGCGCCCGCTCCCCCGCCGGCCTCGCGCGCAGCCTCGCGATGACGCGGATCACCACCTTCGGCCGCGACATGGCGGTGGCCGCGACGCTCTTCCACCGCGACAGCGCGCCGGGCAAGGTCGGCCGCCAGATGCAGACTTGGCTGCGCACCCCCGA comes from Salinarimonas sp. and encodes:
- a CDS encoding 5-formyltetrahydrofolate cyclo-ligase, with product MSTVSEGRWAGRNPDKDAVRAAAWARLAESGMGVGPLVSHIPNFVGADVAAWRLAQTPEWRVARTVKCNPDPPQIPVRLRALLDGKILYAPVPYLTKDFPYLRIDPARLLEKGVSFELAATSEGYLMHGERIGFEEVEPLDFCVVGSVAVGRGGGRTGKGAGFADLETGIFRALGTIGPATPLATTVHSVQLVPDEDVVLEPHDSPLDYIATEAELIATGNTDPRPAGVAWERVRPDQFEDIPFLAALRERMTGGAA
- the hpxZ gene encoding oxalurate catabolism protein HpxZ; this translates as MNAAETDIPRIDIPQIDIPEVKEEVEAVFAAYEAALVGNDVETLDRLFWDDARTIRYGGGENLHGIEEIRAFRRARSPAGLARSLAMTRITTFGRDMAVAATLFHRDSAPGKVGRQMQTWLRTPDGWKVVAAHVSVIDDPDHPHAAR